In Citrus sinensis cultivar Valencia sweet orange chromosome 4, DVS_A1.0, whole genome shotgun sequence, one DNA window encodes the following:
- the LOC102624797 gene encoding D-aminoacyl-tRNA deacylase, with protein MVILIVATTIDPASINPANALLAMPGWKPGPFFQDDMKSFVNQEVRVLQHNKSIIEEDDLDKRWQEATGEVVGEVIFLSKHTAVSNRPALTVHPIGVPHLREGEPLPQGGRPGWAAPPNPRIGPWLRLLKKIALSHNLVPEFEITLEGTHHGPVTSKPTMFLEIGSTEEYWKRQDAAQVIALLIWDGLGLGGGDAVGNWNRESDKNKVLLGIGGGHYAPRHMDIVLKDDVWVAHLLSGYSLPMEDPSQSKVDSESKEIGGTWKEAIKAAYEATRSAFPGGEILAHLDHKSFKGWQKNAIIGFLSEQNIKVGKPNDFI; from the exons ATGGTGATCCTAATAGTAGCCACAACGATCGATCCGGCCTCCATTAACCCGGCCAACGCCCTTTTGGCCATGCCCGGCTGGAAACCCGGTCCCTTCTTCCAG GACGATATGAAGAGCTTCGTGAATCAAGAAGTGAGAGTGTTACAACACAACAAAAGCATCATAGAAGAGGACGATCTAGACAAGCGTTGGCAGGAGGCTACCGGCGAAGTCGTTGGCGAAGTTATATTTTTGAGCAAACACACTGCCGTTTCGAATCGCCCCGCGCTTACAGTTCATCCAATCG GAGTGCCTCATTTGCGTGAAGGAGAGCCGCTGCCACAAGGTGGGAGGCCAGGCTGGGCCGCGCCGCCTAATCCTAGGATAGGCCCGTGGCTCAgacttttaaagaaaattgctCTCTCTCATAATTTAGTTCCTGAATTTGAG ATTACATTAGAGGGTACTCACCATGGACCTGTGACTAGTAAGCCAACTATGTTCCTAGAGATTG GTAGTACAGAAGAATACTGGAAGAGACAGGACGCTGCTCAAGTCATTGCTCTA TTAATTTGGGATGGACTTGGACTTGGAGGAGGCGATGCTGTAGGAAACTGGAATAG GGAGAGTGACAAGAACAAGGTTCTTCTTGGAATCGGAGGAGGACATTATGCACCTCGGCATATGGACATAGTTCT GAAAGATGATGTTTGGGTAGCTCACCTACTTTCTGGATATTCCTTGCCTATGGAAGATCCAAGCCAGTCAAAAGTGGATTCAGAATCGAAAGAAATTGGTGGAACTTGGAAAGAAGCAATTAAAGCTGCATACGAGGCTACCAGATCAGCTTTTCCCGGTGGGGAGATTCTGGCACATCTTGATCACAA GAGTTTTAAGGGCTGGCAGAAGAATGCCATTATTGGGTTTCTAAGTGAGCAGAATATCAAAGTAGGCAAGCCGAATGATTTCATCTGA
- the TRAX gene encoding translin-associated factor X, which produces MASKSKTHRLHQLSGTALQSIAKRPRTITTESYMKDAFANYAGYLNELNEKRERVVKASRDITINSKKVIFQVHRISRDNKEEVLKKAEADLVAVKDQYISRLVKELQGTDFWKLRRAYSPGVQEYVEAATFCKFCRTGTLLDLEELNAGLLPLSDPAIEPLQINVLDYLLGLADLTGELMRLAIGRISDGELDFAEKICRFSRDIYRELTLVVPLMDNNSDMKTKMDTMLQSVLKIENACLSVHVRGSEYTLLGSSDPSFLMGVPDMQS; this is translated from the exons ATGGCTTCCAAATCCAAAACCCACCGCCTCCATCAAT TGTCAGGGACAGCTCTTCAGAGCATAGCCAAAAGGCCGAGGACTATAACCACTGAATCCTACATGAAGGACGCCTTTGCTAATTATGCCGGCTACCTAAACGAACTC AATGAAAAGCGGGAAAGAGTGGTGAAAGCAAGTCGAGATATCACAATTAATAGCAAAAAAGTCATTTTCCAGGTGCACAG AATCAGTAGGGACAACAAAGAGGAAGTTTTGAAAAAGGCAGAGGCCGATTTAGTAGCAGTGAAGGATCAGTATATTTCCCGATTGGTGAAAGAACTGCAGGGGACTGATTTTTGGAAACTAAGACGAGCCTACTCTCCTGGG GTGCAAGAGTATGTTGAAGCTGCAACATTCTGTAAATTCTGCAGGACTGGAACTCTTTTGGATCTTGAAGAGCTAAATGCTGGTTTACTACCACTCAGTGATCCAGCTATCGAGCCTTTGCAAATCAATGTCCTCGACTATCTCCTGGGG CTTGCGGACTTGACAGGAGAACTGATGCGGTTGGCAATTGGTCGAATATCAGACGGGGAGCTTGATTTTGCTGAGAAGATATGCAGGTTTTCACGTGACATCTATAGGGAGCTGACACTTGTTGTTCCACTTATGGATAATAATTCTGACATGAAGACAAAGATGGATACAATGCTTCAGAGTGTGTTGAAAATAGAGAATG CTTGCTTGAGTGTGCATGTGAGAGGATCAGAGTATACACTGCTTGGATCCAGTGATCCAAGTTTCCTAATGGGGGTGCCTGACATGCAGTCATGA
- the LOC127901920 gene encoding uncharacterized protein LOC127901920, with amino-acid sequence MIPPVRRGQNLRRLPRPQIMEHAIDMSTSVDVNPLRGLEDSSLFAEFDRWFTGDIRVRRNVQHPRSFFQIILGTASMGWLGDEHIHEYLRLISEKQRQYPNALLQRVTHTDTFFWVTCRQNL; translated from the exons ATGATTCCTCCGGTCAGGCGAGGACAGAACCTCCGGAGGTTACCTCGACCCCAAATCATGGAGCATGCGATTGACATGAGTACGAGTGTGGATGTAAATCCACTGAGAGGATTGGAGGACTCTAGTTTGTTTGCTGAGTTTGATCGATGGTTCACTGGTGATATCAGAGTCCGCCGGAACGTCCAGCACCCGCGgtcattctttcaaataattttggggACAGCTTCGATGGGATGGCTAGGCGATgag CATATTCACGAGTATCTCCGCTTGATTAGCGAGAAACAACGGCAGTATCCAAATGCCTTACTCCAACGTGTCACACATACGgacacatttttttgggtaacgtGCCgacaaaacttataa
- the LOC127901890 gene encoding uncharacterized protein LOC127901890 — protein sequence MVRVVLHMASDVANFGCIPIFVTTSPRVPSEGIEPHVDTETSFRANMSGPDNDEEVLPRTISLQQYYSPIHDNYDNIDDNGVTLQDVVATVFPITTSLEQQYSPYHNNDFRDNDDFHNETEGDNICAEPSNNTRRGTRFNNDGDDGGAGPLNVPSFQDEDECEDNTPVNNRGNRPIPSMVRSRRRIDPLTSLAPTLPSNMVAPSFVSSCDSDDISVGKLFAEKNELILQLRKVAFRDKFDFKIARSTTTRFEAHCCSESCKWRIRATRSSNEQHVPWVVKRIDNVHTCHNEVLVDGRHQVRSRVVGHIIAEKYIQDKRIYTPNDIRADMQQEYGVQLTYQQAYRAREVGLEIVRGNPAESYNLLPKYSHVLTTANEGTVTHLEQDGDGNFLYYFVALGSSIKGFMQYIRPVIAVDGTHLKGLYRGSMFVATCLDGNNQLYPLAIGIMDSENNDAWEWFMMKLHGVIGDRPELVIISYRCTAIRRAVLKVFHNATHVVCFYHVKGNIKSQFRMSKALWDEFEPAFINAAKAYGHEEFKRQLEGLWMIHSGAADYLENNVGTCNWARSQFQGRRYSILTTNIAESVNAFMREPRKFPVTHLVDHFRKTLQQWFYDRKIVAESMTTRLTTWADEIVTERRTIAERMIVRPVSPHRFQVIGGGLKEGLVDLQKRTCSCRVFQLDQLVCAHAIAACLTHRVDFINLCSDFYTTESLAMAYAQPVELVGDVADWEVPDEIQELQVYPPVEAPPPGRRKERRIPSAGEDVDRRTVRCGRCHELGHNRKRCKNPIASTRS from the coding sequence atggtgaggGTTGTGTTGCATATGGCATCTGACGTAGCTAATTTTGGATGCATTCCTATATTCGTGACCACATCACCTCGAGTTCCGAGCGAAGGTATTGAGCCACATGTCGATACAGAAACTTCGTTTAGAGCAAATATGTCTGGCCCCGATAATGATGAAGAGGTGTTGCCAAGGACAATATCGCTGCAGCAATATTACTCTCCAATCCACGACAATTATGACAACATTGATGATAATGGCGTTACGTTACAGGATGTTGTAGCAACGGTATTTCCAATAACAACGTCGTTGGAGCAACAATATTCTCCGTATCACAACAATGATTTTCGggacaatgatgattttcataaTGAGACAGAGGGGGATAATATTTGTGCAGAACCTTCTAATAATACAAGGCGGGGCACTCGTTTCaataatgatggtgatgatggagGAGCCGGTCCTTTGAATGTTCCGTCGTTTCAGGATGAGGATGAGTGTGAAGACAATACTCCTGTGAATAACAGAGGCAATAGACCTATTCCTTCTATGGTTCGATCGAGAAGGAGAATTGACCCCCTTACAAGTCTTGCTCCAACTTTACCTTCGAACATGGTTGCTCCAAGCTTTGTTAGCAGTTGTGACTCAGATGATATCAGCGTGGGTAAGCTATTTGCTGAGAAGAATGAGCTTATATTACAACTACGCAAGGTGGCCTTTAGagataagtttgatttcaagattgcacgGTCTACTACGACACGTTTCGAGGCTCACTGTTGTTCAGAATCATGTAAATGGCGTATTCGAGCAACTAGAAGTTCGAACGAGCAACATGTTCCTTGGGTGGTGAAGAGAATTGATAATGTACACACTTGTCATAATGAGGTATTGGTTGATGGACGTCATCAAGTAAGGAGCCGGGTTGTCGGTCATATTATcgcagaaaaatatattcaagataAGAGGATTTATACTCCCAATGACATAAGAGCAGATATGCAACAGGAATACGGTGTTCAGTTAACATACCAGCAGGCATATAGGGCGAGAGAAGTTGGTCTTGAAATAGTACGCGGCAACCCTGCAGAGTCATACAACTTGCTCCCTAAATACTCTCACGTACTAACTACAGCGAATGAGGGTACAGTCACTCACCTCGAGCAGGATGGAGATGGTAATTTCTTGTACTATTTTGTAGCACTCGGATCTTCCATCAAGGGGTTTATGCAGTACATTCGGCCTGTCATTGCTGTAGATGGTACTCATCTGAAGGGATTATATCGTGGAAGCATGTTCGTGGCAACATGTCTTGATGGTAACAATCAATTGTATCCGTTAGCCATTGGGATCATGGattcagaaaataatgatgCTTGGGAATGGTTTATGATGAAGTTACATGGAGTGATTGGTGATAGACCTGAGTTGGTAATTATCTCTTATCGATGCACTGCCATAAGGAGAGCCGTTCTTAAAGTATTTCACAATGCAACTCATGTCGTTTGTTTTTACCACGTCAAAGGTAACATTAAGTCACAATTTAGAATGTCCAAAGCTCTTTGGGATGAATTTGAACCTGCCTTTATTAATGCAGCAAAAGCATATGGCCACGAGGAATTTAAGAGACAACTTGAAGGGTTGTGGATGATCCACTCGGGTGCGGCTGATTACCTAGAAAATAATGTCGGTACGTGTAATTGGGCAAGGTCTCAGTTTCAAGGTAGGAGGTACAGCATTCTTACCACCAACATCGCGGAGAGTGTTAATGCTTTCATGAGGGAACCTCGAAAATTTCCTGttactcatcttgttgatcacttCAGGAAAACATTGCagcaatggttttatgatagaaaaattgtgGCTGAATCAATGACTACTCGGCTAACAACATGGGCGGATGAAATAGTCACTGAGAGGAGAACTATAGCTGAAAGAATGATAGTTCGGCCGGTGTCTCCGCATCGCTTTCAAGTTATAGGCGGTGGGCTTAAGGAAGGGTTGGTTGACTTGCAAAAGAGAACTTGCTCCTGCAGAGTGTTTCAGCTTGATCAGCTTGTGTGTGCTCATGCAATTGCGGCGTGTCTAACACACCGGGTGGATTTTATTAACCTTTGCTCGGACTTTTACACTACAGAATCGTTGGCGATGGCTTATGCACAACCAGTGGAGCTAGTTGGTGATGTGGCTGATTGGGAAGTTCCAGATGAAATTCAAGAGCTGCAGGTATACCCACCAGTTGAGGCACCGCCACCTGGACGTCGTAAAGAGCGCAGAATACCCTCGGCTGGCGAGGACGTTGACCGGCGAACTGTAAGATGCGGCCGGTGTCATGAACTTGGCCATAATCGTAAGCGATGTAAGAATCCTATTGCGTCGACTCGAAGTTAG
- the LOC102624044 gene encoding cytosolic sulfotransferase 12-like, whose translation MPTSLPTQPSAVSLPKYLQEDELTQECRELISSLPAETGWVVDHLYQYQGFWHTSRELQGVLACQKHFQAQDSDILLVTTPKAGTTWLKAITFAIVNRLRYVDNPCNHPLLTNNPHELVPFIELKLYVDNQVPDLTTLTSPRLFATHLPFVSLPASVKDSSSACKLVYLCRNPKDIFVSLWHFTNKLRPEEKGTNSLEETFDKFCRGVSLYGPFWDHILGYWKASMEKPDRVFFLKYEELKEQPSLRLKMLAEFLGCPFSPAEEANGLVDDILKLCSFDNLSNLEVNRNGKMSSGEGYNTFFRRGVVGDWMNYLTPEMVGRLDQIIEQKLHGFGLKF comes from the coding sequence ATGCCCACTTCTTTGCCAACTCAACCTTCAGCTGTTTCCCTTCCTAAATACTTGCAAGAAGACGAACTTACACAAGAATGCAGGGAGTTGATCTCCTCCCTTCCCGCAGAAACGGGTTGGGTTGTCGATCATCTCTATCAATACCAAGGCTTTTGGCACACAAGCAGGGAGTTACAAGGTGTTCTTGCTTGTCAAAAACATTTCCAAGCTCAGGATTCTGATATTCTCCTTGTCACCACTCCAAAAGCAGGCACCACTTGGCTGAAGGCCATAACGTTTGCCATAGTCAACCGTTTGCGTTATGTTGATAATCCCTGTAACCACCCTTTGCTTACCAACAATCCTCATGAGCTTGTACCCTTCATTGAGCTTAAATTATATGTTGATAATCAGGTTCCTGACCTCACCACCTTGACCTCTCCAAGGCTCTTTGCAACCCACTTGCCCTTTGTCTCATTGCCTGCATCTGTTAAAGATTCATCATCAGCTTGCAAACTTGTGTATTTGTGTAGGAACCCTAAGGACATTTTTGTGTCGCTCTGGCACTTTACCAACAAGCTGAGACCCGAAGAAAAGGGTACAAATTCTCTTGAAGAAACTTTTGATAAGTTTTGCAGGGGAGTGAGTTTGTATGGGCCCTTTTGGGATCATATTTTGGGCTACTGGAAGGCAAGCATGGAAAAACCTGATAGGGTTTTCTTCTTAAAGTATGAAGAACTGAAAGAACAGCCCAGTCTTCGTTTGAAGATGCTGGCTGAGTTCTTGGGATGTCCATTTTCGCCAGCAGAAGAAGCGAATGGTCTGGTGGATGATATCTTGAAGTTATGTAGCTTTGATAACTTGAGCAACTTGGAGGTCAACAGAAACGGGAAAATGTCCTCCGGCGAAGGGTACAACACCTTTTTCCGGCGAGGTGTGGTCGGAGATTGGATGAATTACCTGACACCCGAAATGGTAGGACGTTTGGACCAAATCATTGAACAAAAATTGCATGGCTTTGGATTAAAGTTCTAG